The Cheilinus undulatus linkage group 21, ASM1832078v1, whole genome shotgun sequence region CATTGACAGAGTTTGTTGAAAAGCATGACCAAATTTTAGGCACAGTTGTCCTGGAGCACATTAATGTCACGCATAACAGAGAAATCTGATGACTGACTTGTGTGACTGTGCAGGTGACAAAGGAGACAGAGGTGACAGAGGAACACCAGGCAAAACTGGACCTGAAGGTCCTCCAGGTCTCAGAGGGCCAGCAGGCTCAAAAGGCTCCAAAGGCCAGGCCGGTCCTCCAGGAGATGCCTGCAAGATCCAGAACTCTGCTTTCTCAGTCGGCCGTCGTAAATCCCTCCACAGCCTGGACACCTACCAGAGCCTTCTTTTCGACACGGTCTTTGTCAATCTGGAGGACCACTTTGACATGTTCAAGGGGAAATTCATCTGCCGGATCCCTGGGATCtacttctttaatgtcaacatCCACACATGGAACTTCAAAGAGACATACCTGCACATCATGCAGAACGAGACAGAGCGTGCCATCGTGTACGCCCAGCCCAGCGACCGCTCCATCATGCAGAGTCAGAGCCTGATGTTGGAGCTGAAGCTAGGCGACGAGGTCTGGGTCCGTTTGTacaagagggagagggagaacGCAATTTACAGTGATGATGTCGACATCTATATCACTTTTAACGGATACCTCATCAAGTCTAGTGCAGACAGAGAATGAAGGAGCAgaaatttggtgtaaaaatgaaaaaagacactCAGCATACCATTTTTGCTTTCTGGAAAATAAGCAATGAGGATGAGCTAAAATAAACTTGATCTGCCAATTAAGTCgcacaaaaaatccaaactgaaaGTATAGGCAACAATTTAATTCTCTTGAAACTGCACAAAAGTATGCTAGTTTGTTGTTTTATCATTTGGTAGATAGGGAGGTTCATGCCACTTCTGAGAAATCACTGCTGAAACTagtttgttagcttagcttagcttagcataaaacCTAGAGAAGCTGGACTCATGAGCAGAAGTAGCAAAATCCACTGACCAGGACTGTTTCAGgtttactgatttttaaaaatgtgttttaatcagTACAAGGACATTGTTTTTCTTGCAAATATATGTTATGTGTCAGAGAAAATGATTATTTGTTATCTACAACAAGACACTGAGTCATTCAGTAGGGTCACTTCTACTGAGGACTGTTGTAACCTTTTACATGTGGTGCTAAAAAATGGTGCTAACTGAACTTTTTTATGAACTTAAAATTTGAGAAAATGCAGGaaacatgactttttttctgacacCATCTTCTAACAGCATGTGAGCGTCAGATATCACTTAGCATTACGCTGCATGGGACACTCTTTCCACTGCATCCATTAAATattatttctctctcttcatttCTTTAACatcttgtgcttttttttttttttttgaaggcggagaaatgaacattttaatgcatCAAATCAGCAAGACTGTGCAAGTCAGCCAAATAATTTTGCATCCATGTTAATACAAATTGgattatataattttttaaacatggatcTGCATATTGATAATGCATCACTATCTCCCAGAGCCCcgaaaatattcaaacattttaggcactgctggggtgttatgaagcccaggttgctctgatagcagccttcagctcatttaTATTATTAAGTCtgatgtctctcatcttcctcttgatgATACtacagagattctctatggggtttagGTCAAACCAGTTGGCTGACCAGTCAAGGACAGTAACACCacggtcagcaaaccagtttcttgtagttttggcttcactgtgggcaggtgccaagtcctgctggaaaaggaaatcagcatctccataacttctcagcagatggtggcatgaagtgctctaaaagcTGGTAAATTGCTGACAGTGATGACTGGACTTGATGAatcacagtggaccaacagcagcagatagCATGGTACCCCaaacatcactgact contains the following coding sequences:
- the c1qtnf6a gene encoding complement C1q tumor necrosis factor-related protein 6, encoding MLGVLLLLSFSSLVALVPPPGAPPPAPCSRCCDHLEEEDGSGAEPPTKGFSHVPEVRTYINMTILKGDKGDRGDRGTPGKTGPEGPPGLRGPAGSKGSKGQAGPPGDACKIQNSAFSVGRRKSLHSLDTYQSLLFDTVFVNLEDHFDMFKGKFICRIPGIYFFNVNIHTWNFKETYLHIMQNETERAIVYAQPSDRSIMQSQSLMLELKLGDEVWVRLYKRERENAIYSDDVDIYITFNGYLIKSSADRE